In a genomic window of Borrelia maritima:
- the cyaB gene encoding class IV adenylate cyclase, with product MLEIESKAFIPPKELKRIIKLANKKFKFIKEEIKTDIYYSNPKKIIRIRKLNTLEKIVTFKKKILDDNNAIEINKEVEFKIDSIKNFLILMKELKFKKLYKKIKKSLIYQTNNLNVEINEIKNLGFFLEIEKIINNENDIGLAKKEIDNIINQFGLKENLETRSYFELLSLANQGKK from the coding sequence ATGTTAGAAATAGAATCAAAAGCATTTATTCCCCCAAAAGAATTAAAAAGAATTATTAAGTTGGCAAATAAAAAATTCAAGTTTATTAAAGAAGAAATAAAAACTGACATCTATTACTCAAACCCAAAAAAAATTATAAGAATAAGAAAATTAAATACTCTAGAAAAAATTGTCACATTTAAAAAAAAAATATTAGACGATAATAATGCTATAGAAATTAATAAAGAGGTGGAATTTAAAATAGATAGCATTAAAAATTTTTTAATCCTTATGAAAGAGCTTAAATTTAAAAAGCTATACAAAAAGATAAAAAAAAGTTTAATTTATCAAACCAATAATTTAAATGTAGAAATAAATGAAATCAAAAATCTTGGATTTTTTTTAGAAATAGAAAAAATAATTAATAATGAAAATGATATTGGTTTAGCAAAAAAAGAAATTGACAACATAATCAATCAATTTGGATTAAAAGAAAACCTTGAAACTAGATCTTACTTTGAATTACTTTCATTGGCAAACCAAGGTAAAAAATAA
- a CDS encoding TrkH family potassium uptake protein — protein sequence MLKFEFGDRFLLFSYFVLIMLIGSLLLVLPISWKGERELAYIDALFTAVSAVSITGLVTVEIENFSTFGFILIMLLIQLGGLGFISITTFYLLIPKKKMNLTDARIIKQYSLSNIEYNPIRILKSILFITFSIEMIGLILILICFKLRGVNISFLEALFTTISAFCNAGFSMHSESIYAWRDVPEAIVVVSILIICGGLGFMVYRDVKNTIKNKKKLSLHAKIVFFLSFVLIIIGSILFFFTEMHKLKDGYSMSTLIFNSIFYSISTRTAGFNYLDNSLISGRTQIVSLPFMFIGGAPGSTAGGIKITTFFLIVLAVVKNQIGNGYIIGSYKVSIDSIRFALLFFARAIFILSFSFFMLLFFEGGSGNWKVIDLGYEVFSAFGTVGLSVGVTQDLSFWGKVIIIFTMFAGRIGLFSMAVFVSRKSRFEEFTRPRQDILVG from the coding sequence ATGTTGAAATTTGAATTTGGTGACAGGTTTTTACTTTTTAGTTATTTTGTTTTAATTATGCTTATAGGATCTCTTTTGTTAGTGCTTCCTATTTCTTGGAAAGGTGAGCGCGAGTTAGCATACATTGATGCTCTTTTTACTGCTGTTTCTGCCGTAAGTATTACAGGTCTTGTAACGGTTGAAATAGAAAATTTTTCTACTTTTGGATTTATTTTGATAATGTTGTTAATCCAGCTTGGGGGGCTTGGATTTATAAGTATTACTACTTTTTATTTGCTTATACCTAAAAAGAAAATGAATTTAACAGATGCAAGAATAATAAAGCAATATTCCCTTTCAAATATAGAATATAATCCTATTAGAATTTTAAAAAGCATATTGTTTATAACCTTTTCAATTGAAATGATAGGTTTGATATTAATACTTATTTGTTTTAAACTTAGGGGAGTTAATATTTCATTCTTAGAAGCTTTATTTACAACAATTTCTGCGTTTTGTAATGCGGGTTTTTCAATGCATTCTGAGAGTATTTATGCATGGCGAGATGTTCCTGAGGCTATAGTTGTCGTTTCTATTTTGATAATTTGTGGTGGGCTTGGATTTATGGTCTATAGAGATGTAAAGAATACTATTAAGAACAAAAAAAAGCTATCACTTCATGCTAAAATAGTTTTTTTTTTAAGTTTTGTTTTAATTATAATTGGTTCAATTTTATTCTTTTTTACAGAGATGCATAAATTAAAAGATGGCTATTCAATGAGTACTTTAATATTTAATTCAATTTTTTATTCAATTAGTACCAGAACAGCTGGGTTTAATTATCTTGATAATTCTTTAATAAGTGGAAGAACTCAAATAGTTTCTCTGCCTTTCATGTTTATTGGTGGTGCACCCGGATCAACTGCTGGAGGGATTAAGATTACAACATTTTTTTTAATTGTATTAGCTGTTGTTAAAAATCAAATTGGCAATGGATATATTATTGGGTCTTACAAGGTTTCAATAGATAGTATAAGATTTGCACTTTTGTTTTTTGCAAGAGCTATTTTTATTTTAAGTTTTTCCTTTTTTATGCTACTTTTTTTTGAGGGAGGATCTGGTAATTGGAAAGTTATTGATTTGGGTTATGAGGTATTTTCTGCTTTTGGAACAGTTGGTCTTTCAGTTGGAGTAACTCAGGATTTGTCATTTTGGGGTAAAGTCATTATAATTTTTACTATGTTTGCAGGACGGATAGGGCTTTTTTCAATGGCTGTTTTTGTTTCAAGAAAGTCGCGTTTTGAAGAATTTACAAGGCCAAGGCAAGACATCTTGGTTGGTTGA
- a CDS encoding potassium channel family protein codes for MKTFVIIGLSNLGIHLLEDLSKLDCQIIIIDTSKELIEEYDIIATESFVVEQFTKNALKRIIPVDTDAVVIDFDDDLGKSALVTHYCNLLGLKEICVKTENRDDAEILKTLGATKIIFPSKDAARRLTPLLVSPNLSTYNIIGYDIIVAETVIPKEYVGKTLFEADLRRECGITVIAVRNLSNSRYEFVDGDYFFLKDDKIVICGKPDSIENFTNNKDLIKDLISGVKEDENLIKDSEKRSRFVGIFNFIKIFKKNRKDN; via the coding sequence ATGAAAACATTTGTTATTATTGGACTTAGTAATTTGGGAATTCATCTACTTGAAGATTTAAGCAAACTTGATTGTCAAATTATTATTATAGATACATCTAAGGAGCTTATTGAGGAATATGATATCATAGCTACAGAAAGCTTTGTTGTTGAGCAGTTCACTAAAAATGCCTTGAAAAGAATAATTCCTGTAGACACAGATGCTGTTGTGATTGACTTTGATGATGATCTTGGTAAAAGTGCCCTTGTTACTCACTATTGTAATCTTTTAGGCTTGAAGGAAATATGTGTTAAGACAGAAAATAGGGATGATGCTGAAATATTAAAAACTCTTGGTGCAACAAAAATTATATTTCCAAGTAAAGATGCTGCAAGAAGATTAACTCCATTATTAGTATCTCCCAATCTTTCAACTTATAATATTATTGGGTATGATATTATTGTTGCTGAAACTGTTATTCCCAAAGAATATGTTGGAAAAACTCTTTTTGAAGCTGATCTTAGAAGAGAGTGTGGGATTACAGTTATTGCTGTTAGAAATTTAAGTAATTCTAGATATGAATTTGTTGATGGCGATTATTTTTTTTTAAAAGATGATAAAATTGTAATTTGTGGGAAACCAGATAGTATTGAAAATTTTACAAACAATAAAGATTTAATTAAAGATTTAATTTCGGGGGTTAAAGAGGATGAAAATTTAATTAAAGATTCCGAAAAGAGATCGAGATTTGTAGGGATTTTTAATTTTATTAAAATTTTTAAAAAGAATCGTAAGGATAACTAG
- a CDS encoding MinD/ParA family protein yields MTKIIPVASGKGGVGKTSFVANVGYKLSSLGKTVILVDLDLGGSNLHTCLGVKNKGVGIGSFINKRDKNFSDLVCKTSYDKLYLIPGDSLYTGTANLPFSIKKKIIESIQKDLIADFVFLDLGSGTSYNTIDFYLASYSGIIVTVPETPSILNAYSFLKNALYRLLYLSFPQKSPERDYIGNFFKDKIEGTKLGFKDLVVGIELISLSSSLKVKKMMNNFYPRVVLNRIETSEEIAMCENLINVVKNNINIPIEFIGFVPFAKSFREAINNRVPFIDFEKNSKLNKYFEFIAGNLIKSPVEGSPYIYDDIYDMIKDQSKFIRK; encoded by the coding sequence ATGACTAAAATTATTCCTGTAGCAAGTGGCAAAGGTGGTGTTGGAAAAACATCTTTTGTTGCAAATGTTGGGTATAAGCTTTCTAGCTTAGGCAAAACTGTAATACTTGTTGACCTTGATCTTGGAGGGTCTAATCTACATACATGTTTGGGCGTTAAAAATAAGGGTGTGGGCATTGGTTCTTTTATTAATAAAAGGGATAAAAATTTTTCAGATTTAGTATGTAAAACATCTTATGATAAACTTTATCTTATTCCAGGTGATTCTCTTTATACAGGGACAGCTAATCTTCCTTTTTCTATTAAGAAAAAGATTATAGAATCGATTCAAAAAGATCTTATTGCTGATTTTGTTTTTTTGGATTTAGGATCTGGAACTTCTTATAATACAATAGATTTTTATTTGGCGTCTTATAGCGGCATAATTGTTACAGTACCAGAAACCCCCTCTATACTTAATGCTTATTCTTTTTTGAAGAATGCTCTTTATCGTCTTTTATATTTGAGCTTTCCTCAAAAAAGTCCTGAGCGTGACTATATTGGTAATTTTTTTAAGGATAAAATTGAAGGGACAAAGCTTGGATTTAAAGATTTGGTTGTTGGGATTGAACTTATTTCTTTGAGTTCTTCTTTGAAAGTCAAGAAGATGATGAACAATTTTTATCCTAGAGTAGTGCTAAATAGAATAGAAACTAGTGAAGAAATTGCTATGTGTGAAAATTTGATTAATGTTGTTAAGAATAATATTAATATACCAATAGAGTTTATAGGCTTTGTGCCTTTTGCAAAAAGTTTTAGAGAGGCTATTAATAATAGGGTGCCATTTATTGATTTTGAAAAGAATTCAAAGTTGAATAAATATTTTGAATTTATAGCTGGCAATTTAATTAAATCTCCTGTTGAAGGGTCTCCTTATATTTATGATGACATATACGATATGATTAAAGATCAAAGTAAGTTTATTAGAAAGTAA
- a CDS encoding ATP-dependent 6-phosphofructokinase: MYRIKNENLDFKIDSLGECKQNNPLIDFYASEGSSYFVNEKNKIKFSVYRNEEKGDRYEDVLLEKAGPREKIYFVPRHVKAAITTCGGLCPGFNDVIRSIVRTLWKIYGVRNIYGVKFGYQGLLPESNSPFINLNPDVVDDINKFGGTILGSSRGGIKPVEIVDTLERMNINMIFNIGGDGTQKGSLLIAEEIEKRNLKIAVVGIPKTVDNDFMFVQKSFGFETAVEQAVAAVAGAHFEANSAYNGIGLVKVMGRDSGFIAAHTALSSNDVNFCLIPELDFDIEGPNGFLVHLERRLLEKESLEEIPHAVILIAEGAGQKYFDHFPKKKDDSGNLLYEDIGLYIKDKITEYFKAKNIQFTLKYIDPSYIIRSSPANASDSLYCARLGSNAVHAAMSGKTKMLISLWSTKFVHIPIKMAVIDRNKVNPNGSFWRDVLSSTGQPISMKN; encoded by the coding sequence GTGTATAGAATTAAAAATGAAAATTTAGATTTTAAAATAGATAGTTTGGGGGAATGCAAACAAAATAATCCTTTGATTGATTTTTATGCTAGTGAAGGTTCTTCATATTTTGTTAATGAAAAAAATAAAATTAAGTTTAGTGTATATAGAAATGAGGAAAAGGGAGATCGGTATGAAGATGTTCTTTTAGAAAAAGCTGGGCCTAGAGAAAAAATTTATTTTGTGCCCAGACACGTTAAAGCTGCTATTACCACTTGTGGGGGGCTTTGTCCTGGTTTTAACGATGTTATTCGCTCTATTGTGCGAACTTTATGGAAAATTTATGGAGTTCGCAATATTTATGGAGTAAAATTTGGATATCAAGGTCTTCTTCCTGAATCAAATTCACCTTTTATTAATCTTAATCCAGATGTTGTTGATGATATTAATAAATTTGGAGGCACTATTCTTGGTTCTTCAAGAGGCGGTATTAAGCCTGTGGAAATAGTTGACACTTTAGAGAGAATGAACATTAACATGATTTTTAACATTGGTGGAGATGGCACTCAAAAGGGATCTCTTCTTATTGCTGAGGAAATAGAAAAAAGAAATTTAAAAATAGCAGTTGTAGGTATCCCTAAAACTGTAGACAATGATTTTATGTTTGTTCAAAAATCTTTTGGATTTGAGACTGCTGTAGAACAAGCAGTTGCAGCTGTTGCTGGTGCTCATTTTGAAGCCAATAGTGCTTACAATGGTATTGGACTTGTTAAAGTCATGGGGCGAGATTCTGGCTTTATTGCTGCTCACACTGCGCTTTCTTCTAATGATGTTAATTTTTGTTTAATTCCGGAGCTTGATTTTGATATAGAAGGTCCTAATGGATTTCTTGTTCATCTTGAAAGGCGACTCTTAGAGAAAGAAAGCTTAGAAGAAATTCCTCATGCAGTAATATTGATAGCAGAAGGAGCAGGCCAAAAGTATTTTGATCATTTCCCTAAAAAAAAAGACGATTCTGGGAATTTGCTTTATGAGGATATTGGGCTTTATATTAAAGATAAAATTACTGAATATTTTAAAGCAAAAAATATACAATTTACTCTTAAATACATTGATCCCAGCTATATTATTAGAAGTTCGCCTGCTAATGCTAGCGATTCGCTTTATTGTGCTAGGCTTGGTTCGAACGCTGTTCACGCTGCAATGTCTGGCAAAACAAAAATGCTGATTAGTTTGTGGAGTACAAAATTTGTACATATACCGATTAAAATGGCGGTAATTGATAGAAATAAGGTTAATCCAAATGGTTCTTTTTGGAGAGATGTTCTCTCAAGCACAGGACAACCAATTAGTATGAAGAATTAA
- a CDS encoding CoA-disulfide reductase, with protein MKIIIIGGTSAGTSAAAKAKRLNKNLDITIYEKTNIVSFGTCGLPYFIGGFFDNPNTMISRTKKEFEKTGISVKTNHEVIKVDTKSNTITVKNQKAGKILSNAYDKLMIATGAKPIIPPIDNINLKNFYTLRNLEDGQKIKTLMNKEEIKNIVIIGAGYIGIEMIEAAKNKRKNVRLIQLDKHVLIDSFDEEIAKIMEEELIEKGVNLHTSEFVKSLIGEKKVEGVVTNKNTYQADVVILATGIKPATEFLENQLKTTANGAIIVNEYGETSIKNIFSAGDCATIYNIVSKQNEYIPLATTANKLGRIVGENLAGNHVPFKGTLGSASIKILSLEAARTGLTEKDAKKLKLKYKTILIKDKNHTNYYPDPEDIYIKLIYEENTKIILGAQAIGKNGAVIRIHALSIAIYSKLTTRELGMMDFSYSPPFSRTWDILNIAGNAAK; from the coding sequence ATGAAAATAATAATTATTGGAGGCACATCAGCAGGGACTAGTGCAGCAGCTAAAGCAAAACGCTTAAACAAAAATTTAGACATTACTATTTATGAAAAAACAAATATTGTATCTTTTGGAACTTGTGGCTTGCCTTACTTTATAGGAGGATTTTTTGACAATCCAAATACAATGATCTCAAGAACAAAAAAAGAATTCGAAAAAACTGGGATCTCTGTTAAAACTAACCACGAAGTTATCAAAGTAGATACAAAAAGCAATACAATTACAGTAAAAAATCAAAAAGCAGGAAAAATTTTAAGCAATGCTTACGACAAACTCATGATAGCAACTGGTGCAAAACCTATTATTCCGCCAATTGACAATATCAATCTAAAAAATTTTTATACACTGAGAAATTTAGAAGACGGTCAAAAAATAAAAACTTTAATGAATAAAGAAGAGATTAAAAATATAGTAATAATTGGTGCTGGATATATTGGAATTGAAATGATAGAAGCAGCAAAAAATAAAAGAAAAAATGTAAGATTAATTCAACTAGACAAACACGTCCTCATAGATTCCTTTGACGAAGAAATAGCTAAAATAATGGAAGAAGAACTAATAGAAAAAGGAGTTAATCTTCATACAAGTGAATTTGTAAAAAGTTTAATAGGAGAAAAAAAGGTAGAAGGAGTAGTAACAAACAAAAATACTTATCAAGCTGACGTTGTTATACTTGCCACTGGAATAAAACCTGCCACTGAATTTTTGGAAAATCAGCTTAAAACTACCGCAAATGGAGCAATAATTGTAAATGAATATGGAGAAACTAGCATAAAAAATATTTTTTCTGCAGGAGATTGTGCAACCATTTATAATATAGTAAGCAAACAAAACGAATACATACCACTGGCAACAACAGCCAATAAGCTTGGAAGAATAGTGGGTGAAAATCTAGCTGGCAATCATGTTCCATTTAAAGGTACATTGGGCTCAGCTTCAATTAAGATTCTGTCTTTAGAAGCTGCAAGAACAGGACTTACAGAAAAAGATGCAAAAAAGCTTAAATTGAAATATAAAACAATTCTTATAAAAGATAAAAATCATACAAATTATTATCCAGACCCAGAAGACATTTATATTAAATTAATTTATGAGGAAAATACAAAAATAATCCTTGGAGCACAAGCAATAGGAAAAAATGGAGCCGTAATAAGAATCCATGCTTTATCAATTGCAATCTATTCAAAACTTACAACAAGAGAATTGGGAATGATGGACTTCTCATACTCTCCGCCATTTTCAAGAACCTGGGACATATTAAATATTGCTGGAAATGCTGCAAAATAA
- a CDS encoding L-cystine transporter, which yields MDKVSILYTLINIVIMLILISIIYLCKKKNVSFTKRVFISLIIGIAFGMTIQYFYGTNSSITNETVNWINILGDGYVRLLKMVITPLIITSIISAIIKLTNSKDVGKMSLLVIVTLIFTAGIAAIIGIFTALILGLTAEGLQAGASEISQGEKLQKGLEILNQTPITKKITELIPQNIFEDLAGLRKNSTIGVVILSAIIGIAALKTSIKKPESMKFFKKIILTLQDTILGVVTSILKLTPYAILALMTKIAATSEFKSIIKLGEFVIASYIAIGLTFLMHMTLIAINKLNPITFIKKISPALSFAFISRSSAATIPINIEIQTKNLGVSEGIANLSSSFGTSIGQNGCAALHPAMLAMMIAPTQGINPTDASFILTLLGLIIITSFGAAGAGGGATTASLMVLSAMNFPVGLVGLVISVEPLIDMGRTAVNVGGSMLAGVISAKKLKQFNQNIYNKKEFVTK from the coding sequence ATGGATAAGGTAAGTATATTGTATACATTAATTAATATTGTAATTATGCTTATTTTAATAAGCATAATTTATCTTTGCAAGAAAAAAAATGTTTCTTTTACAAAAAGAGTATTTATATCATTAATAATAGGAATAGCATTTGGAATGACTATCCAATATTTTTATGGCACAAATTCATCTATAACAAACGAAACTGTCAATTGGATAAATATTTTAGGCGATGGATACGTAAGACTTCTTAAAATGGTTATAACCCCCTTAATAATAACATCAATAATCTCTGCAATAATAAAATTAACTAACAGTAAAGATGTTGGGAAAATGAGTCTACTTGTAATAGTAACGCTAATATTTACAGCAGGCATTGCTGCAATAATAGGCATTTTCACTGCATTAATATTAGGATTAACAGCTGAAGGACTGCAAGCAGGAGCCAGCGAAATTTCACAAGGTGAAAAATTGCAAAAAGGCCTTGAAATATTAAATCAAACGCCAATTACAAAAAAAATCACAGAACTTATTCCACAAAATATATTTGAAGACTTGGCAGGACTTAGAAAAAATTCAACAATTGGAGTTGTAATATTATCAGCTATCATAGGAATAGCTGCCCTTAAAACATCTATAAAAAAGCCGGAATCAATGAAATTTTTTAAAAAAATAATATTAACGCTTCAAGATACAATATTGGGAGTAGTAACTTCTATTTTAAAGCTAACCCCTTATGCTATATTAGCTTTAATGACAAAAATTGCGGCAACAAGTGAATTCAAAAGCATAATAAAGCTTGGAGAATTTGTAATTGCTTCCTATATTGCTATAGGCCTTACATTTCTTATGCACATGACATTAATTGCAATAAACAAATTAAACCCAATTACTTTTATAAAAAAAATATCTCCAGCACTATCATTTGCATTCATATCTAGGTCTAGTGCTGCAACAATACCTATTAATATAGAAATTCAAACCAAAAACCTAGGAGTAAGCGAAGGAATAGCAAATTTATCAAGCTCATTTGGAACATCAATTGGGCAAAATGGTTGTGCAGCACTTCACCCTGCTATGCTCGCAATGATGATAGCACCAACCCAAGGAATAAATCCTACAGATGCTTCATTTATACTCACACTTCTTGGATTAATAATAATAACTTCATTTGGAGCTGCTGGAGCTGGTGGAGGCGCAACAACAGCTTCATTAATGGTACTCTCGGCAATGAACTTTCCAGTAGGGTTGGTCGGACTTGTAATATCTGTTGAACCTTTAATTGACATGGGAAGAACAGCTGTTAATGTAGGCGGCTCAATGCTTGCTGGTGTTATATCTGCGAAAAAACTTAAACAATTTAACCAGAATATATACAACAAAAAAGAATTTGTAACAAAATAA
- a CDS encoding glucose-6-phosphate isomerase has product MMNYKNLNELENFKILEGIAPEMLKTALTGERIKEYDITIEGESVHYNYASKQINENHLKIFQNLSDEANLIEKYKEVLNGEKINISENRKVLHHLTRGQIGKDVIEDNKENMREFFQSELEKIYNFSKQIHSGNIKSANGKKFKNVVQIGIGGSSLGPKALYSSIKNYAKKHNLTLMNGYFISNIDPDESEELLNSINIDETLFIIVSKSGNTLETKANMQFLINKLKLNGIKEYKKQMVIITLKDSMLALEEKGYLEYFFMHDSIGGRFSPTSAVGLALLTLCFTEKIVKEIIKGANKADRKSLNKNVKNNAPLLAALISIYERNVLNYTSNCIIAYSKAMENFYLHLQQLEMESNGKSVNRFNETINYKTVRIIWGGIGTDVQHSFFQMLHQGTDIVPMDFIGFNETQLKEDVITDNSSSNDKLKSNLIAQIIAFSKGKENSNKNKNFKGERPSALIYSKELTPYAIGAILSHYENKVMFEGFLLNINSFDQEGVQLGKILANQILKNDTFEDEVIESYSKKLLKQD; this is encoded by the coding sequence ATGATGAATTACAAAAATCTTAATGAACTTGAAAATTTTAAAATCCTTGAAGGAATTGCTCCAGAAATGCTCAAGACTGCATTAACCGGGGAAAGAATAAAAGAATACGACATTACAATAGAAGGAGAGAGCGTACATTATAATTATGCTTCAAAGCAAATTAATGAAAACCACCTTAAAATTTTTCAAAATTTAAGCGATGAAGCAAATTTAATAGAAAAATATAAAGAAGTACTTAATGGGGAAAAGATTAATATTAGTGAAAATAGAAAGGTACTGCATCACCTTACAAGAGGACAAATTGGCAAAGACGTAATAGAAGACAATAAAGAAAATATGAGAGAGTTTTTCCAATCAGAACTTGAAAAAATATATAATTTTTCAAAGCAAATCCATTCTGGGAATATTAAAAGTGCAAATGGTAAAAAGTTTAAAAATGTAGTTCAAATAGGAATTGGTGGATCCAGTCTAGGGCCAAAAGCTCTTTACAGCTCAATAAAAAACTATGCAAAAAAACACAATCTGACCTTAATGAATGGTTATTTTATTTCAAATATTGATCCAGATGAATCAGAAGAATTGTTAAATAGTATTAATATTGATGAAACACTTTTTATCATTGTCTCAAAAAGTGGAAATACATTAGAAACTAAAGCTAATATGCAATTCTTAATAAACAAATTAAAATTAAATGGCATAAAAGAATATAAAAAACAAATGGTTATTATAACATTAAAAGATAGTATGTTAGCGCTAGAAGAAAAAGGATATCTTGAATATTTCTTTATGCACGATTCAATAGGTGGGAGATTTTCTCCAACATCAGCAGTTGGACTTGCGCTACTTACTCTTTGTTTCACAGAAAAAATTGTAAAAGAAATTATAAAAGGAGCTAATAAGGCTGATAGAAAATCATTAAATAAAAACGTAAAAAACAATGCACCTCTTTTGGCAGCACTGATTAGTATATATGAAAGAAATGTTCTCAATTACACTAGCAATTGCATTATTGCTTATTCTAAAGCAATGGAAAATTTTTATCTTCACTTACAACAACTTGAAATGGAAAGTAATGGGAAAAGTGTAAACAGATTTAACGAAACAATAAACTACAAAACCGTAAGAATAATTTGGGGAGGCATTGGAACTGATGTTCAGCACTCATTCTTTCAAATGCTTCATCAAGGAACAGATATAGTTCCAATGGATTTCATAGGTTTTAATGAAACACAACTTAAAGAAGATGTAATAACTGATAATAGCTCAAGTAATGACAAATTAAAATCAAATTTAATAGCGCAAATAATAGCATTTTCAAAAGGTAAAGAAAATAGTAATAAAAATAAAAATTTTAAAGGCGAGAGGCCTTCTGCACTAATATATTCAAAAGAATTAACACCTTATGCAATAGGAGCAATACTCTCCCATTATGAGAATAAAGTAATGTTTGAGGGATTTTTATTAAATATAAACTCATTCGACCAAGAAGGAGTTCAGCTAGGAAAAATTCTTGCAAATCAAATTTTAAAAAACGATACTTTTGAAGATGAAGTAATAGAATCTTACTCTAAAAAATTATTAAAGCAAGATTAA
- a CDS encoding ParB N-terminal domain-containing protein, producing the protein MLIDIDQIKIKKRIRKNIGDIENLKNSITKHGLIYPIIIDKNQNLIAGFRRYQALKELGYKEVEVKVISIENKKTLLEIELDENNVRKSFTRSEANEGEAYLKIYSESNLIIRFLKFIILKIKNMCKRKNRKI; encoded by the coding sequence ATGTTAATAGATATCGATCAAATAAAAATAAAAAAAAGAATTAGAAAAAATATAGGAGACATTGAAAATCTTAAAAACAGCATTACAAAACACGGGTTAATTTATCCAATAATAATAGATAAAAATCAAAATTTGATAGCGGGATTTAGAAGGTACCAAGCCTTAAAAGAACTTGGCTACAAAGAGGTTGAAGTAAAGGTAATATCAATTGAAAACAAAAAAACTTTACTTGAAATTGAGCTTGATGAGAATAATGTTAGAAAATCATTTACAAGAAGTGAAGCAAACGAAGGGGAAGCTTACTTAAAAATTTATTCTGAAAGCAATCTAATAATAAGATTCCTTAAATTTATTATCTTAAAAATTAAAAACATGTGTAAAAGAAAAAATAGAAAAATTTAA